One genomic region from Candidatus Coatesbacteria bacterium encodes:
- a CDS encoding glutamate dehydrogenase: protein MAEELNPFKIAQSQFDHAAELLELEQPMRDFLRWPRREYKFTIPVKMDDGSTKVFHGYRVQYNDARGPNKGGLRWHPDETIDTVRALAAWMTWKTAVVDIPLGGGKGGVTCNPKEMSEGEKERLARGWMRVMARELGEHRDSPAPDVYTTPQIMAWMMDEYETIVGRSHPAVITGKPIPVGGSQGRGDATARGGIYTVREACKKKNIDPSKATYSIQGFGNAGQFAATLHEEVLGGGKLVAVSDSRGGIYVEAGMDPREIVKWKLENGTVTTFPKADKKITNEELLELEVDILYPSALENVITSKNADKIKCKISCELANGPTTPEADQILHKNGVHVIPDFLANAGGVTVSYFEQVQGTYNYWWPLEEIHRQLDDKMTKAYHAVYDMHEDKNIDMRTAAYLVSVKRVADNVRLRGWV from the coding sequence ATGGCCGAAGAACTCAATCCCTTCAAGATAGCCCAGTCGCAGTTCGATCACGCCGCCGAACTGCTCGAACTCGAACAGCCCATGCGCGATTTCCTGCGCTGGCCGCGGCGCGAGTACAAGTTCACCATCCCCGTCAAGATGGATGACGGTTCGACCAAGGTTTTCCATGGCTATAGGGTCCAGTACAACGACGCCCGCGGTCCCAACAAGGGCGGCCTGCGCTGGCACCCCGACGAGACCATCGACACCGTGCGCGCCCTGGCGGCCTGGATGACCTGGAAGACCGCCGTCGTCGACATCCCCCTGGGCGGCGGCAAGGGCGGCGTCACCTGCAACCCCAAGGAGATGAGCGAGGGCGAGAAGGAACGGCTGGCCCGCGGCTGGATGCGCGTGATGGCCCGTGAACTCGGCGAGCATCGCGACTCTCCCGCCCCCGACGTTTACACCACCCCCCAGATCATGGCCTGGATGATGGACGAGTACGAGACCATCGTCGGCCGCTCCCACCCCGCCGTGATCACCGGCAAGCCGATCCCCGTCGGCGGCTCCCAGGGCCGTGGCGACGCCACCGCCCGCGGCGGCATCTACACCGTCCGTGAAGCCTGCAAGAAGAAGAACATCGATCCCTCCAAGGCCACCTACTCCATCCAGGGCTTCGGTAACGCCGGCCAGTTCGCCGCCACCCTCCACGAAGAGGTCCTCGGAGGCGGCAAGCTCGTCGCCGTCAGCGATTCCCGCGGCGGTATCTACGTCGAGGCCGGCATGGACCCCAGGGAAATCGTCAAGTGGAAGCTGGAAAACGGCACCGTGACGACCTTCCCCAAGGCCGACAAGAAGATCACCAACGAAGAGCTCCTCGAACTCGAAGTCGACATCCTCTACCCCTCCGCCCTGGAGAACGTCATCACCAGCAAGAACGCCGACAAGATCAAGTGCAAGATCTCTTGCGAGTTGGCCAACGGCCCCACCACCCCCGAGGCCGACCAGATCCTGCACAAAAACGGCGTCCACGTCATCCCCGACTTCCTCGCCAACGCCGGCGGTGTGACCGTCAGCTACTTCGAGCAGGTCCAGGGTACCTACAACTACTGGTGGCCCCTCGAGGAGATCCACCGTCAGCTCGACGACAAGATGACCAAGGCCTACCACGCCGTCTACGACATGCACGAGGATAAGAACATCGATATGCGGACGGCCGCCTACCTGGTCTCGGTCAAGCGCGTCGCCGACAACGTCCGCCTGCGCGGCTGGGTCTAA
- the pyrF gene encoding orotidine-5'-phosphate decarboxylase, protein MPASYRDRLNALIEAKQSRVCVGLDPRYGRLPAGLRREVEDLTDAAALRTAEAYRRFCRGIIEAVAPYAVAVKPQLAFFEAAGPAALGALTDVIDYAREHELLVIADAKRGDIGSTAAAYAAAFLDDDAPFPVDAVTVNPYLGGDSVEPFLETAAGTGRGVYVLVRTSNPGAAELQDLELVDGRPLWRAAANLVAAWAEKYPGAVGWVFGATRPEELGDALVQLGELPLLLPGYGAQGAGAVDVAAALEGPALVNSSRGIIFAFEDAKLNWRQAVARAALRMQEELADPA, encoded by the coding sequence GTGCCCGCCAGCTACCGCGACCGGCTCAACGCCCTGATCGAGGCCAAGCAATCCCGCGTCTGCGTGGGTCTGGACCCCCGCTACGGCCGCCTGCCCGCCGGGCTGCGCCGGGAGGTCGAGGACCTGACCGACGCCGCCGCCCTGCGCACCGCCGAGGCCTACCGCCGCTTCTGTCGCGGGATCATCGAGGCCGTCGCCCCCTACGCCGTGGCGGTCAAGCCGCAACTGGCCTTCTTCGAGGCCGCCGGTCCCGCCGCCCTGGGCGCCCTGACCGACGTCATCGACTACGCCCGCGAGCACGAGCTGCTGGTCATCGCCGACGCCAAGCGCGGCGACATCGGCTCGACCGCCGCCGCCTACGCCGCCGCCTTCCTCGACGACGACGCCCCCTTCCCCGTCGACGCCGTCACCGTCAACCCCTACCTGGGCGGCGATTCCGTCGAGCCCTTCCTCGAGACCGCCGCCGGGACGGGACGCGGGGTCTACGTCCTGGTGCGCACCAGCAACCCAGGCGCCGCCGAGCTCCAGGACCTCGAGCTGGTCGACGGCCGTCCGCTGTGGCGCGCCGCGGCCAATCTGGTCGCCGCCTGGGCCGAGAAGTACCCGGGCGCCGTCGGTTGGGTCTTCGGCGCCACCCGGCCCGAGGAACTGGGCGACGCTCTCGTGCAGCTCGGCGAGCTGCCCCTGCTGCTGCCCGGCTACGGCGCCCAGGGAGCCGGCGCCGTCGACGTCGCCGCCGCTCTCGAGGGCCCCGCCCTGGTCAACTCCAGCCGCGGGATCATCTTCGCCTTCGAGGATGCGAAGCTCAACTGGCGCCAGGCCGTGGCCCGCGCCGCCCTGCGCATGCAGGAGGAGCTGGCCGACCCGGCCTAG
- a CDS encoding T9SS type A sorting domain-containing protein translates to MIRILLLVICIVSGGSLAEEAVQTDWSGGGGGDDPVDDWGVGFEDGQDVSWLALPGELPLSSTPKTPVEHALGSPEGPLHIDVADVDGDGDTDVLAAVEWDECICWYENEDGLGTNWDCHVIQFEYVLASCVHAADIDGDGDTDVLGTSANNQEINWWSNDDGMGTEWTGYLIKGGFWGASTVHTADLDGDGDLDIMGGAVTVDDLIWWENEDGTGTELTEHMIDDSYWNPHSVRAADIDGDGDLDLLAASGGDDDINWWSNDDGQGGSWTEHLVDGSFDGVCSISVVDIDGDGDPDVVGAGPNDANDIRWSENLEGTGETWELHYIDDNFDDAVYAHAADIDGDGDFDVVGAARGADEITWWSNDGQGVSWTEYNVTGGYSKACCAVTGDIDGDGDLDVIGAGYEENSIDWWEVTEFLSSGELTSTVLDTDPGGDANGTGYEWGVITWEAAEPGSSELKVYVRAADDPAGLGDWMLVPESGVDLSPYAGDGCRYLQYKLELDYGTAEESPIMQELSVNWEVASGLDGVELAASPADDGILLGWTVSGDVPASVRVLRGGSDPVAVSGSLPGETRRWLDRGVEPGESYVYWLEATDNAGQVQRFGPTAAVVAPEQTNRLSLDEPWPNPASGSVSIAFTLPQAQRVSLSVYDLAGRRVTTLSEGELPAGRHEVAWNCAAAAAGVYLLRLETQGAALSRRVVVGRVVGR, encoded by the coding sequence ATGATTCGTATATTGTTGCTGGTTATCTGTATTGTGTCCGGTGGCAGCCTCGCCGAGGAGGCTGTGCAGACCGACTGGTCCGGCGGCGGCGGTGGCGATGATCCCGTCGACGACTGGGGGGTCGGCTTCGAGGACGGCCAGGATGTCAGTTGGCTGGCCCTGCCCGGCGAGCTGCCCCTCTCGTCGACTCCCAAGACCCCGGTCGAGCACGCGCTGGGTTCGCCCGAGGGGCCGCTACACATCGATGTAGCCGATGTCGATGGTGACGGTGACACTGATGTGCTGGCGGCGGTCGAATGGGACGAATGCATCTGTTGGTATGAGAATGAAGACGGCTTGGGCACCAACTGGGACTGTCACGTGATCCAATTTGAATACGTCCTGGCAAGCTGCGTTCACGCCGCCGATATCGATGGTGATGGAGACACCGACGTGTTGGGAACCTCGGCCAACAACCAGGAAATTAACTGGTGGTCGAACGATGACGGTATGGGTACGGAATGGACCGGCTATTTGATCAAGGGCGGTTTCTGGGGCGCCAGTACCGTCCATACCGCCGATCTGGACGGTGACGGTGATCTGGATATTATGGGTGGCGCGGTGACCGTCGACGACCTGATCTGGTGGGAGAACGAAGACGGCACGGGAACGGAGCTGACAGAGCATATGATCGACGATTCCTATTGGAATCCACATTCGGTACGCGCCGCCGACATCGACGGTGACGGCGATCTGGATCTGCTGGCCGCCTCCGGAGGAGATGACGACATCAACTGGTGGTCCAATGATGACGGTCAGGGTGGTAGTTGGACCGAGCACCTGGTCGACGGCAGCTTCGACGGCGTCTGTTCCATCAGCGTGGTCGATATTGACGGCGACGGCGATCCGGATGTCGTCGGCGCCGGTCCGAACGACGCCAACGACATCCGCTGGTCGGAGAACCTGGAGGGCACGGGGGAAACCTGGGAGCTTCACTATATCGACGATAACTTCGATGACGCTGTGTATGCCCACGCCGCCGATATTGACGGCGACGGAGACTTTGACGTTGTCGGCGCGGCACGGGGGGCCGACGAAATAACCTGGTGGTCCAACGACGGCCAGGGCGTCTCGTGGACCGAGTACAACGTCACTGGAGGGTACTCCAAAGCCTGTTGCGCCGTAACCGGTGATATCGACGGCGACGGCGATCTGGACGTTATCGGCGCCGGGTATGAAGAAAATTCGATCGATTGGTGGGAGGTCACCGAGTTCCTCTCCTCGGGCGAGCTGACCTCGACGGTGCTGGACACCGATCCAGGTGGCGACGCCAACGGCACGGGCTACGAGTGGGGTGTCATCACCTGGGAAGCCGCGGAGCCCGGTTCCAGTGAGTTGAAGGTCTACGTCCGCGCCGCCGACGATCCGGCCGGGTTGGGGGATTGGATGCTGGTGCCCGAATCCGGCGTCGACCTTTCCCCCTACGCCGGTGACGGTTGCCGCTACCTGCAGTACAAGCTGGAGCTTGACTATGGGACGGCCGAGGAATCACCCATCATGCAGGAACTGAGTGTCAACTGGGAAGTCGCCAGCGGCCTCGACGGCGTCGAGCTGGCGGCGTCGCCCGCCGATGACGGTATCCTGCTGGGCTGGACGGTCAGCGGCGACGTGCCTGCGAGTGTCCGCGTCCTGCGCGGGGGGAGCGACCCCGTCGCCGTCAGCGGCTCGCTACCCGGTGAGACCCGCCGCTGGCTGGATCGGGGCGTCGAGCCCGGCGAGAGCTACGTCTATTGGCTGGAGGCCACGGATAACGCGGGCCAGGTGCAAAGATTCGGGCCGACGGCGGCTGTTGTCGCCCCGGAGCAAACGAACCGGCTGAGCCTGGACGAGCCCTGGCCCAATCCGGCGTCGGGAAGCGTCAGCATCGCTTTCACGCTGCCGCAGGCTCAGCGCGTCAGCCTGAGCGTCTACGACCTGGCCGGGCGCCGGGTGACCACGCTGAGCGAGGGCGAACTGCCCGCCGGGCGGCACGAGGTCGCCTGGAACTGCGCCGCCGCGGCCGCCGGGGTCTATCTGCTGCGGTTGGAGACGCAAGGCGCGGCGCTCAGCCGCCGGGTGGTCGTCGGCCGGGTCGTCGGCCGGTAG
- a CDS encoding adenylosuccinate synthase: MSTIVVVGAQWGDEGKGKVVDCLSERADMVIRFNGGANAGHTIIVGDEEYVLHLVPSGVVRPRSACVIGNGCVVDADLLLTEIEELSARGIDLGRRLFVSGFAHIVLPHHKAADGALEDDAAAPIGTTRRGIGPTYSDKYARYGVRMEDLLDARDLRQKLEVAYAYRARWTGSGEYPPLDEVYDHLRSLGPKLAPYIVDTSLLINDYIQRGRQVLLEGAQGTLLDVDFGTYPFVTSSNPVAAFAAIGSGIGLGRIDRCLGVVKAYLTRVGEGPFPTEQTNSVGDYLQDKGHEFGRTTGRPRRCGWLDMVPLRLAARVNGFDGLVVSKMDVLDDLDEIPVCRAYRVKGREYDEMPLPVALLEDAEPVYETLPGWKTDTSGITSWDDLPPEARDYLNYISAGCGVPVTAISVGQRRDQIIWIKWGI; the protein is encoded by the coding sequence ATGTCGACCATCGTCGTCGTGGGCGCCCAGTGGGGCGACGAAGGCAAGGGTAAAGTCGTGGACTGCCTCTCCGAGCGGGCCGATATGGTCATCCGCTTCAACGGCGGGGCCAACGCCGGCCACACCATCATCGTCGGCGACGAGGAGTACGTCCTGCACCTGGTGCCCTCGGGGGTGGTGCGCCCCCGGTCGGCCTGCGTGATCGGTAACGGCTGCGTCGTCGACGCCGACCTGCTGCTGACCGAGATCGAGGAGCTCTCGGCCCGGGGCATCGACCTCGGCCGGCGGCTGTTCGTCTCCGGCTTCGCCCACATCGTTCTGCCCCATCACAAGGCCGCCGACGGCGCCCTCGAGGACGACGCCGCCGCGCCCATCGGCACCACCCGCCGCGGCATCGGCCCCACCTACTCCGACAAGTACGCCCGCTACGGTGTGCGGATGGAGGACCTCCTCGACGCCCGCGACCTGCGGCAGAAGCTCGAGGTCGCTTACGCCTACCGCGCCCGCTGGACCGGCTCCGGCGAGTACCCGCCCCTCGACGAGGTCTACGACCACCTGCGCTCCCTCGGACCCAAGCTGGCCCCCTACATCGTCGACACCTCCCTGCTGATCAACGATTATATCCAGCGCGGCCGGCAGGTCCTGCTCGAGGGCGCCCAGGGCACCCTCCTCGACGTCGACTTCGGCACCTACCCCTTCGTCACCAGCTCCAACCCCGTGGCCGCCTTCGCCGCCATCGGTTCCGGCATCGGCCTGGGCCGCATCGACCGCTGCCTCGGCGTGGTCAAGGCCTACCTGACCCGCGTCGGCGAGGGGCCCTTCCCCACCGAGCAGACCAACTCCGTCGGCGACTACCTGCAGGACAAGGGTCACGAGTTCGGCCGCACCACCGGTCGCCCCCGACGCTGCGGCTGGCTCGACATGGTCCCGCTGCGCCTGGCCGCCCGGGTCAACGGCTTCGACGGCCTCGTCGTCTCCAAAATGGACGTCCTCGACGACCTCGACGAGATCCCCGTCTGCCGGGCCTACCGCGTCAAGGGCCGCGAATACGACGAGATGCCCCTACCGGTAGCCCTGCTGGAAGACGCCGAGCCCGTCTACGAGACCCTGCCCGGCTGGAAGACCGACACCTCGGGGATCACCTCCTGGGACGACCTGCCCCCCGAGGCCCGCGACTACCTCAACTACATCTCCGCGGGCTGCGGCGTCCCCGTCACCGCCATCAGCGTGGGCCAGCGTCGTGACCAGATCATCTGGATCAAGTGGGGGATTTAG
- a CDS encoding aminotransferase class V-fold PLP-dependent enzyme gives MHKKLFIPGPVEVTPEALHDMSVPMVGHRSKDYEKIHAHCVENVKKVLYTDKFILVGTCSSTGLMEAAVRNLSRKKILSVVVGAFSDRWNKIALANGKSADRLEYDWGKAAKAADIDARLAEGDYDLVTVVFNETSTGVMSPLKEIVEAVNKHDDVILAVDAVSGMAAAKVETDAWGIDYMLAGTQKAWSLPPGLAVAVVSERCFERAAEVENRGFYYDLLNFKKYAAGKRTNQTPSTPAISLVHALGKQAERFNRDLEAHWAKHVTMRDLVHDWAESRGFELFAEEGYESLSLTCLTNTKGIDVAGLNAELGKRGYHLSNGYGALKEKTFRIAHMGTMTPPEVRDLLLNIDDIMGW, from the coding sequence ATGCACAAGAAGCTCTTCATCCCCGGACCCGTCGAGGTCACCCCCGAAGCGCTCCACGACATGAGTGTGCCGATGGTCGGCCACCGCTCGAAGGACTACGAGAAGATCCACGCCCACTGTGTGGAGAACGTCAAGAAGGTGCTCTACACCGACAAGTTCATCCTGGTGGGCACCTGCTCCTCCACCGGACTGATGGAAGCCGCCGTACGCAACCTGTCGCGCAAGAAGATCCTCTCCGTCGTCGTAGGCGCCTTCTCGGACCGCTGGAACAAGATCGCCCTGGCCAACGGCAAGTCGGCCGACCGCCTGGAGTACGACTGGGGCAAGGCCGCCAAGGCCGCCGACATCGACGCCAGGCTCGCCGAGGGTGATTACGATCTGGTCACCGTGGTCTTCAACGAAACCTCGACCGGTGTGATGAGCCCGCTGAAGGAGATCGTCGAGGCCGTCAACAAGCATGACGACGTCATCCTGGCCGTCGACGCCGTCAGCGGCATGGCCGCCGCCAAGGTCGAGACCGACGCCTGGGGCATCGACTACATGCTCGCCGGCACCCAGAAGGCCTGGAGCCTGCCCCCGGGTCTCGCCGTGGCCGTCGTCTCCGAGCGCTGCTTCGAGCGCGCCGCCGAGGTCGAGAACCGTGGTTTCTACTACGATCTGCTGAACTTCAAGAAGTACGCCGCCGGCAAGCGTACCAACCAGACACCCTCGACACCGGCGATCAGCCTGGTCCACGCCCTCGGCAAACAGGCCGAGCGTTTCAACCGGGACCTCGAGGCCCACTGGGCCAAGCACGTCACCATGCGCGACCTGGTTCACGACTGGGCCGAGTCCCGCGGCTTCGAGCTCTTCGCCGAAGAGGGCTACGAATCGCTTTCGCTGACCTGCCTGACCAACACCAAGGGCATCGACGTCGCCGGGCTCAACGCCGAGCTGGGCAAGCGCGGTTATCATCTCTCCAACGGCTACGGCGCCCTCAAGGAGAAGACCTTCCGCATCGCCCACATGGGCACGATGACCCCGCCCGAGGTGCGTGACCTGCTGCTCAATATCGACGACATCATGGGGTGGTAA
- a CDS encoding tetratricopeptide repeat protein yields the protein MPKWIPVLLLLPPVLAAAQDDLFAPGLPAEGLFDEGLFAAAELEAAPPALLRDDPEALWLLGAAELARDLPAEGTAHLEALILQRPNQRHLERSLFLLGEGYAAQGLHHRAAERFGSAARIASKPMTRRYAIFNLGESLYDAGDYARALEAYRTVEREFDEVWWGLYFATAQAEVQLGDNAAAVESLRRAREVCPGPQLGGQVDYWLGRVLAAEGRYAEAAAAYDAAVVVGPHPFHARAELEGGLTAYLRGDYAGAVERLSRAARSEVLEDAAVAEARYYLGRSYFAQEDYAAGEALAAGLLDDEDWSTAARWLLAESALRGGDYAVGAEQFAVLAAGYGEGARLARFKLGLCLFRQGALLDAEEAFAAVAGPTGDDTAGYWLALTVLRRGEPQRAAGLFRPVYDGGGPLADNALLELADLAAAAGRTTEAVELYGRLMAEFPASELRPLALFSRGRSYVRLGRHQLGQNDYAALVAAYPADELADDALYLIAQAAFETGRHQEARPVYRRIVEDYPASRYRDYARLRLADCRYELGEYSEARRLYQETAADTRLSEVADDAAYGAELAAWRLGEYPDVVAATRSYLEQRPDSYLAPELLLYLARERGRAGDLEGAVAYYRRIINDYPEAPELAAASSELAEAYSRGGDPAEALELLRRALAETPAGPGRAGLHFRLARAARETGDYDLALRHYNAVILEYPGSVDWLGANYEAAELYHELQETAAARAALQRVLAAVDDGAFYYRARLLAGFVEQQAGYESRALEHHAAAANADDPGVAVQALFWLGELNYGIGRLDEALARFQELVDSYGEAYPSYAARSILRRGLIFERRDQPQAARRQYRKVLDGDYAQSYQDRAAQRLAGLE from the coding sequence ATGCCTAAATGGATTCCAGTCCTGCTGCTCCTGCCGCCCGTCCTTGCGGCGGCCCAGGACGACCTGTTCGCCCCGGGCCTACCCGCCGAGGGTCTGTTCGACGAGGGCCTGTTCGCGGCGGCGGAGCTCGAGGCCGCCCCGCCGGCGCTATTGCGCGATGATCCCGAAGCGCTGTGGCTGCTGGGCGCCGCCGAACTGGCCCGCGACCTGCCCGCCGAGGGCACGGCCCACCTCGAGGCGCTGATCCTCCAGCGGCCCAATCAGCGGCACCTGGAGCGCTCCCTGTTCCTGCTGGGCGAGGGTTACGCCGCTCAGGGGCTGCACCACCGCGCCGCCGAGCGTTTCGGCTCCGCCGCGCGCATCGCCTCCAAGCCGATGACCCGGCGCTACGCCATCTTCAATCTCGGCGAGAGCCTCTACGACGCCGGGGATTACGCCCGGGCCCTGGAGGCCTACCGGACCGTCGAGCGCGAGTTCGACGAGGTCTGGTGGGGCCTGTACTTCGCCACGGCCCAGGCCGAGGTGCAGTTGGGCGACAACGCCGCCGCCGTGGAGAGCCTGCGCCGGGCCCGGGAGGTCTGTCCGGGTCCGCAGCTCGGCGGTCAGGTGGATTACTGGCTGGGCCGGGTGCTGGCCGCCGAGGGCCGCTACGCCGAGGCCGCCGCGGCCTACGACGCCGCCGTCGTCGTCGGGCCCCATCCCTTCCACGCCCGGGCGGAGTTGGAGGGCGGCTTGACGGCCTATCTGCGCGGCGACTACGCCGGGGCCGTCGAACGCCTGAGCCGGGCCGCCCGCAGCGAGGTGCTGGAGGACGCCGCCGTCGCCGAGGCCCGCTACTACCTGGGGCGTTCCTACTTCGCCCAGGAGGATTACGCCGCCGGCGAGGCCCTGGCCGCCGGCTTGCTGGACGACGAAGACTGGTCCACGGCGGCGCGCTGGCTGCTGGCCGAATCCGCCCTGCGCGGCGGGGATTACGCCGTCGGCGCCGAGCAGTTCGCCGTGCTGGCCGCCGGTTACGGCGAAGGCGCCCGTCTGGCCCGCTTCAAGCTCGGCCTGTGCCTCTTCCGCCAGGGCGCGCTTCTCGACGCCGAAGAAGCCTTCGCCGCCGTGGCCGGCCCGACCGGTGATGACACCGCCGGCTACTGGCTGGCCTTGACCGTCCTGCGCCGGGGCGAACCCCAACGCGCCGCCGGGCTGTTCCGCCCGGTCTACGACGGCGGCGGACCCCTGGCCGACAACGCCCTGCTCGAGCTGGCCGACCTGGCCGCCGCGGCCGGCCGGACCACCGAGGCCGTCGAACTCTACGGCCGGTTGATGGCTGAGTTCCCGGCCAGCGAGCTGCGCCCCCTGGCCCTGTTCAGCCGCGGCCGCAGCTACGTCCGTCTCGGGCGGCACCAACTGGGCCAGAACGACTACGCCGCCCTGGTCGCGGCTTATCCCGCCGATGAGCTGGCCGACGACGCCCTCTACCTGATCGCCCAGGCGGCCTTCGAAACCGGTCGTCACCAGGAGGCCCGGCCCGTCTACCGGCGGATCGTCGAGGACTATCCCGCCTCGCGCTACCGCGACTACGCCCGCTTGCGCTTGGCCGACTGCCGCTACGAGCTCGGCGAGTACAGTGAAGCCCGGCGCCTCTACCAGGAGACCGCCGCCGACACCCGGCTCAGCGAAGTGGCCGACGACGCGGCCTACGGCGCCGAGCTGGCGGCCTGGAGGCTGGGCGAGTATCCCGACGTCGTCGCCGCCACCCGCAGCTATCTGGAGCAGCGGCCGGACAGCTACCTGGCGCCGGAGCTGCTGCTCTACCTGGCCCGGGAGCGCGGCCGGGCCGGCGACCTCGAAGGCGCCGTGGCCTACTACCGGCGGATCATCAACGATTATCCGGAAGCGCCGGAGCTGGCCGCCGCCTCGTCGGAGTTGGCCGAAGCCTACAGCCGCGGCGGCGATCCCGCCGAGGCCCTGGAGCTGCTGCGGCGGGCCCTGGCTGAAACCCCCGCGGGACCCGGCCGCGCCGGCCTGCACTTCCGCCTGGCCCGGGCGGCCCGGGAGACCGGCGACTACGACCTGGCCCTGCGGCATTACAACGCCGTCATCCTGGAGTATCCGGGCAGCGTCGATTGGCTCGGCGCCAACTATGAAGCCGCCGAACTCTACCACGAGCTGCAGGAGACCGCCGCGGCCCGCGCCGCCCTGCAGCGTGTCCTGGCCGCCGTCGACGACGGAGCCTTCTATTACCGCGCCCGCTTGCTCGCCGGTTTCGTCGAGCAGCAGGCCGGCTACGAATCCCGGGCCCTCGAACATCACGCCGCCGCCGCCAACGCCGACGATCCCGGCGTCGCCGTCCAGGCCCTGTTCTGGCTCGGGGAGCTCAACTACGGCATCGGCCGCCTCGACGAGGCCCTGGCCCGTTTCCAGGAGCTGGTCGACAGCTACGGCGAGGCCTATCCCTCCTACGCCGCCCGCTCGATTCTGCGCCGCGGGCTGATCTTCGAGCGCCGCGACCAACCCCAGGCGGCCCGTCGTCAGTACCGCAAGGTCCTCGACGGCGACTACGCCCAAAGCTACCAGGATCGGGCCGCCCAACGCCTCGCCGGTCTGGAGTGA
- a CDS encoding 3-phosphoglycerate dehydrogenase, with product MKVLVTDPIAETAIEKMRDNGHEVVVKTGMSVDELNAEIPEYEVVIVRSATKLREPTIDLAENLKLVLRGGVGIDNIDHEYTREKGIKVWNTPAASSPAVAELAVGLMFAVSRHVARADASMKAGKWEKKKFKGTELGSKTLGVIGLGRIGTEVAKRAKGLNMYVVGYDPFVEECDYCRMVSLDKLLADSDFITLHLPHTKETHHMISRPEFAKMKKGVTLVNCARGGIVNEEALVEALEDGTVARAAVDVFEEEPMAPDHPLTKFDNVILTPHIGASSVEGQDRIGYELVDKVEKFSKGQY from the coding sequence ATGAAGGTACTGGTCACCGACCCCATCGCGGAAACGGCGATCGAGAAAATGCGTGACAACGGCCACGAAGTGGTCGTCAAGACCGGGATGAGCGTCGACGAACTCAACGCCGAAATCCCGGAGTACGAGGTCGTCATCGTCCGCTCGGCCACCAAGCTGCGCGAGCCGACGATCGATCTGGCCGAAAACCTCAAGCTTGTTCTGCGCGGCGGCGTGGGGATCGATAACATCGACCACGAGTACACCCGCGAGAAGGGCATCAAGGTCTGGAACACCCCGGCGGCCTCGAGCCCCGCCGTGGCCGAGCTGGCCGTCGGGCTGATGTTCGCCGTCAGCCGCCACGTTGCCCGGGCCGACGCTTCGATGAAAGCCGGCAAGTGGGAGAAGAAGAAGTTCAAGGGCACCGAGCTGGGCAGCAAGACCCTGGGCGTCATCGGCCTGGGACGCATCGGCACCGAGGTCGCCAAACGGGCCAAGGGCCTCAACATGTACGTCGTGGGCTACGACCCCTTCGTCGAGGAGTGCGACTACTGCCGGATGGTCTCCCTGGACAAGCTGCTGGCGGACTCCGACTTCATCACCCTCCATCTGCCGCACACCAAGGAAACCCACCACATGATCTCGCGGCCCGAGTTCGCCAAGATGAAGAAGGGCGTCACCCTGGTCAACTGCGCCCGCGGCGGGATCGTCAACGAGGAGGCTCTCGTCGAGGCCCTCGAGGACGGCACCGTGGCCCGGGCCGCCGTCGACGTCTTCGAAGAAGAACCGATGGCCCCCGACCATCCGCTGACCAAGTTCGATAACGTCATCCTGACCCCGCACATCGGCGCATCATCCGTCGAAGGTCAGGACCGCATCGGTTACGAGCTGGTCGACAAGGTGGAGAAATTCTCCAAGGGCCAGTACTAG
- a CDS encoding GNAT family N-acetyltransferase encodes MNEPRARFLVGEQVFLSPVDEADLELYVRWLNAPGVRENLMIQRPLTTMAEREWLDTLDKRGDIVFGVRRLVDDALIGNTGLHRVNDIDRHAEFGIFIGPPQMRRKGYGSEAVRLTLAYAFDVLNLHRVWLRYYAHNAGAAKVYEDCGFVHEGVARRAHWYTGAWHDEHLMGILAEEYYTARDA; translated from the coding sequence ATGAACGAACCCCGAGCCCGCTTCCTCGTCGGTGAACAGGTGTTTCTCTCGCCCGTGGACGAGGCCGACCTCGAGCTGTACGTCCGCTGGCTCAACGCCCCCGGCGTGCGCGAGAACCTGATGATCCAACGCCCGCTGACGACGATGGCCGAACGGGAATGGCTGGACACGCTGGACAAGCGCGGCGACATCGTCTTCGGCGTCCGCCGCCTCGTCGACGACGCCCTCATCGGCAACACCGGACTGCACCGGGTCAATGACATCGACCGCCACGCCGAATTCGGCATCTTCATCGGTCCGCCGCAAATGCGCCGCAAGGGTTACGGCAGCGAGGCCGTCCGGCTGACCCTGGCCTACGCCTTCGATGTGCTCAATCTGCACCGGGTCTGGCTGCGCTACTACGCCCACAACGCCGGGGCCGCCAAGGTCTACGAGGACTGCGGCTTCGTCCACGAAGGCGTGGCCCGCCGGGCCCACTGGTACACCGGAGCCTGGCACGACGAACACCTGATGGGCATCCTGGCCGAGGAGTACTATACGGCGCGGGACGCTTGA